From a region of the Vanrija pseudolonga chromosome 2, complete sequence genome:
- the GEP4 gene encoding Phosphatidylglycerophosphatase GEP4, mitochondrial produces MPVNLPAPVINLLGLLRPRLLRPDLKAATIGHVDWKGLRGEGFNAVVIDKDNCITLPHADNLYPPYTPAWRTLLSAFPPGRVLVVSNSSGSAKDRGGIGAEALTLALGTPVLNHAAPKPACSADIVAYFAGRLGKPRTTRSELLRPLRRVQRAEDEAEGVLLGKWRDEVENGPLCGGERDPISPPRPEKLPPPEEEPAPTAPPATPSPLRLLVVGDRLFTDTLLARRLDKYLPAPGSVLSIQTTDLPQPNDVRPLRALEERLTRGATTPFGEQYSRFVRVDPPLPVVPPPTLAERLNPMQLLEDGGPPITWHPRSWRCRPVTAVLLRTLGRGLRVATLSVGIVAVQLARGLRAASLWAQARCTKWNAQRRAAAQAQAEAEAEAKAAEEAAPSDSAAADKVKTA; encoded by the exons CGGTCATCAACCTGCTCGGGCTGCTCCGcccgcggctgctgcggccggACTTGAAAGCGGCGA CCATCGGCCATGTCGACTGGAAGGGGCTACGAGGGGAGGGCTTCAACGCCGTCGTGATAGACAAGGACAACTGTatt ACCCTCCCGCACGCAGACAACCTCTACCCGCCCTACACGCCAGCCTGGCGCACCCTCCTCTCCGCCTTCCCACCAGGCCGGGTACTCGTCGTCTCCAACTCGTCCGGCTCGGCAAAGGACCGCGGCGGgatcggcgccgaggcgctgacCCTGGCGCTGGGCACGCCGGTGCTcaaccacgccgcgccgaagcccgcgtgcagcgccgacattgtcgcgTACTTCGCGGGCAGGCTAGGCAAGCCCcgcacgacgcgcagcgagctcctccgcccgctgAGGAGGGtacagcgcgccgaggatgaagCCGAGGGGGTGTTGCTGGGAAAatggcgcgacgaggtcgagaacgGGCCGCTGTGCGGCGGGGAGCGCGACCccatctcgccgccgcggccagaAAAGCTCCCCCCGCCCGAAGAggagccggcgccgacggcaccccccgccaccccctcgcccctccGCCTGCTCGTGGTCGGCGACAGGCTGTTCACCGacacgctcctcgcgcgccggctAGACAAGTACCTCCCCGCCCCCGGCTCCGTGCTGTCCATCCAGACGACCGACCTGCCGCAGCCGAACGACGtgcggccgctgcgcgcgctcgaggagcggctcacgcgcggcgcgacgacgccgtttGGCGAGCAGTACAGTCGGTtcgtgcgcgtcgacccCCCGCTACCCGTCGTGCCGCCCCCAACGCTGGCGGAACGTCTCAACCCCatgcagctgctcgaggacggcgggcCGCCCATCACCTGGCATCCGCGCTCctggcgctgccgccctGTAACGGCTGTGCTGTTGCGCACGCTCGGCCGCGGGTTGCGCGTCGCTACGCTGagcgtcggcatcgtcgccgtccagctcgcgcgcgggttgcgcgcggcgagcttgtgGGCCCAGGCACGGTGTACCAAGTGGAACGCGCAgcgcagggcggcggcacaggcgcaggccgaggcagaggctgaggccaaggccg